A genome region from Babesia bigemina genome assembly Bbig001, chromosome : I includes the following:
- a CDS encoding WD domain, G-beta repeat containing protein, putative, translating into MGTYHRLSKVEGLREGDPEPYERDRRVKRYFSATKVVGSGKETAPVTHISFSPEGTFVSVCTGTKVIFYDYAQQKIVHTFHDSKDFVRCCAFRGDGKVAAVSDDGGWVHLIALGLKSNLKKWRAHETPCHALHFSCTKLRLMTGGDDGVAKLWDTVTGELVEEFKFHSDKIRAVSDFCGSEQLWVTGGYDSVAYLFDIRNNVKPAAKVHHGAPIEFVELSIANNLLLTAGKNIVKLWDLSSGLQLMYSFEPHQRTVVRAFMRHPIITASLDGTVRFFNYASVYQSDFHASDERYLAELRGDEFSSRMSQTLTARSTSYNSDDDSSENVLDEEADVSSSEDSDEPRSPASVSVRGKRAADCLSDGSNFVTPESRIASPDHFTPMSANPDYLDDSETSQSSHVERPTGESASQYTTDRTEALDGTPTEDLDDTTVSLRHVYRFNSPVTALDVTLDTRAIAIGLSSGEWIIRHNAKEETEEVLFHRKIVKVEEDLVEFKPTKLSLLDRLVKTFQYQAALDLSLSLTPDHVYNLVETLVLRGSLATAVKGKDEHTILPLLRFVSAHLGNDMQNTSTLLELAHAIIDNNQWLETCDNTQVIDELRKIPNKINFELFQHNILQSLKGSLDLILNRSSSDKEYDD; encoded by the exons ATGGGCACGTACCACAGGTTATCTAAGGTCGAAGGTCTTAGGGAGGGAGATCCGGAGCCCTACGAGCGCGACAGGCGCGTCAAACGCTACTTCAGCGCAACCAAAGTAGTCGGGTCCGGGAAGGAAACTGCTCCAGTAACTCACATCTCGTTTTCGCCCGAGGGAACTTTCGTTTCAGTATGCACCGGAACCAAG GTTATCTTCTACGACTACGCTCAACAGAAGATCGTCCACACCTTCCACGATTCTAAGGACTTCGTCAGGTGCTGCGCCTTCCGTGGAGACGGAAAGGTGGCTGCTGTATCGGATGACGGGGGATGGGTGCATCTTATCGCATTAGGACTGAAATCCAACCTCAAGAAATGGCGTGCTCACGAGACCCCCTGCCACGCGCTCCACTTCTCCTGCACCAAGTTGCGGCTCATGACCGGAGGCGACGATGGCGTCGCCAAGCTGTGGGATACCGTCACTGGCGAACTCGTCGAGGAGTTTAAATTCCATTCGGATAAGATAAGGGCCGTCAGCGACTTCTGCGGCTCGGAACAGCTCTGGGTGACCGGCGGTTATGATTCAGTGGCGTACCTGTTTGACATCAGGAACAACGTGAAACCTGCGGCGAAGGTACACCATGGTGCTCCCATCGAGTTTGTGGAACTGTCAATCGCTAACAACCTACTACTCACCGCGGGTAAAAACATTGTGAAGCTCTGGGACTTGTCGAGTGGCCTCCAGCTCATGTACTCCTTCGAGCCGCACCAGAGGACTGTTGTAAGGGCCTTCATGAGACACCCTATAATCACTGCCTCACTAGACGGTACCGTCCGCTTCTTCAACTACGCCTCAGTTTACCAGAGCGATTTCCACGCCTCCGACGAAAGGTACCTGGCTGAGCTGCGTGGTGATGAGTTCAGCTCACGTATGTCCCAAACATTAACCGCAAGATCCACGAGCTACAACTCGGACGATGATTCGTCTGAGAATGTGCTCGATGAAGAGGCGGATGTTTCCTCGTCTGAGGATAGTGATGAGCCCCGGAGTCCCGCGTCAGTTAGTGTTAGGGGCAAGAGAGCCGCAGACTGCCTGTCCGACGGCAGCAACTTTGTCACCCCGGAAAGCAGAATCGCCTCACCAGACCACTTCACGCCAATGAGCGCCAATCCCGACTACCTGGATGATTCAGAGACGTCTCAATCATCGCATGTGGAACGGCCCACGGGGGAAAGCGCGTCGCAGTATACGACAGATAGGACGGAAGCGTTGGATGGTACGCCCACTGAAGATCTAGACGATACTACAGTGTCTCTGAGGCACGTATACAGGTTCAACTCGCCCGTCACAGCTCTTGATGTTACGTTGGATACCAGGGCGATCGCCATAGGACTGAGCTCCGGTGAATGGATCATTAGGCACAATGCGAAGGAAGAGACGGAGGAAGTTTTGTTTCACCGAAAAATTGTTAAGGTGGAGGAAGATCTCGTCGAGTTCAAacccaccaaattgtcGCTGTTGGATAGGTTGGTCAAAACGTTCCAGTACCAGGCGGCACTAGACCTGTCTTTGTCGCTCACGCCCGACCATGTGTACAATCTGGTCGAGACTTTGGTGCTGAGGGGAAGCCTAGCTACAGCTGTTAAGGGGAAAGATGAACACACGATCTTGCCCCTGCTGAGATTTGTTTCGGCGCATCTGGGGAACGACATGCAGAACACGAGCACGTTGCTAGAGCTTGCGCACGCAATTATAGACAACAATCAATGGCTAGAGACGTGCGACAACACACAAGTCATAGATGAGCTGCGGAAGATTCCCAACAAGATAAACTTTGAACTGTTTCAGCACAATATTTTGCAGTCGCTCAAGGGGTCACTTGACCTCATCCTCAATCGTTCGTCAAGCGACAAAGAATACGATGATTAA
- a CDS encoding RNA recognition motif containing protein, putative, translating to MDDDAATKSSVIYVGNLPKTLTESQIRMYFNQFGTVVNIRLMKSKKTGNSRGYCYVKFESHEIASITAEAMNNYFIDGRVLKVHVKETADHVRYLFKKGRPILNRRRRLLIRSRDIQESRDRAEATVSDTLNALGKKHVAAETEAEQLRSRLQSAIERMEAKQSRLGTNIHDSAIRKYKRALELLSTSK from the exons ATGGATGATGACGCGGCAACGAAGAGCAGCGTCATATACGTCGGCAATCTGCCTAAGACGTTGACCGAATCGCAAATCCGGATGTACTTCAACCAATTCGGCACCGTGGTCAACATTCGGCTAATGAAGTCCAAGAAG ACTGGCAACTCCAGGGGCTATTGCTACGTGAAGTTCGAGAGCCACGAAATCGCATCGATCACGGCTGAGGCGATGAACAACTATTTCATCGACGGCCGAGTGCTGAAGGTCCACGTGAAGGAGACGgctgaccatgtgcgcTATTTGTTCAAGAAGGGGAGGCCGATCCTCAACCGACGCCGCCGCCTGCTGATCCGTTCACGGGACATTCAGGAGTCCCGCGATCGCGCGGAGGCCACAGTAAGCGACACCCTCAACGCCCTGGGCAAAAAGCACGTTGCCGCTGAGACCGAAGCGGAGCAGCTGCGGTCGAGGCTGCAGTCCGCCATCGAGCGCATGGAGGCCAAGCAGAGTCGGCTGGGCACCAACATTCACGACTCCGCAATTCGCAAGTACAAGCGTGcgctggagctgctgtcAACATCCAAGTAG